Below is a genomic region from Nitrososphaerota archaeon.
GCTGGCAGATCCATCGAAGCCGAGACGGTACTGTTTCGAAGATAGAGCAGCATAAACCACCCGCTAAGGTGGAGTTCAGACCAGAAGAGATTATACACTGGCGCTGGGGTTCGGTCAGCGCTGAATCTTTCGGCAGAGGAATTCTACATACACTTGCTGAAACCCTAACCTACACACTCAGATTTAGTGATGGCTCCTCTGTTACAAGAGTAGTCCCACCCCTCTACAAGATAAAGGCCATGGTTAGAGACGATCTCCGCAAGATTCTACACCACTACATACCACGCTCAGCCTGGGTCTTCACAGACGCGAGCGACGCTTGGATACAGGCTCAGGCTGCACTCATCGGAAAGCTCGATGCTGGTGAACGCATCGCAGTAAACAAGGATGTCAAGATCGTGGAGGAAACCTTGGATATTAGGGGGCGCATGGAGTTCATTATACAATACTTTGAAAACGCCTACCTAAAAGCCCTCCAGACACCTATCATAAAACTCTTCACCACACCAGGATACACAGAAGCTTCTGCTCGTGTAGTGCAGGAGCAGTTCGAGAGGGTTATACGCTCACTTCAGCGATACATAAAACGAGTGGTGGAAAAGAGGATCTTCAGACCAATCGTAGCCCAAGCTGGCTTTGATCCCGCCAAAGCCTCAGTGCGCCTCAACTGGGGGCAGATCGAGCCTCCTAAGATAGAATTTGAGCAAGTGCTGCGTGCTGGTGAGCTCGGCTTCCTTAGAGTCGATGAGGTCAGACGCCTGTTAACCAGTCTAGGCTTCCCGCTGACTGTGGAGGTGCAGCCTTAATGAGTGAAAACTACCTCAAGGTGGATGTTGAAAAAGGCTATGAAGACAGAACCAAAGACCATAAGCTGCTAGATCTTAATGAGAGGCTAGGCGTTAAAGCGCTCGCATGCAAAGATAAAGACTCACCACAGCTCAAAATAACCTCCTATCTATTCGACGTACACAAAGGTTGGACCGACAGTAAAGCAGCTAGGTGGGTCGAAGAGAGGAAGTGTAGCGGGCTCAAAGGCTTATTAAAGGAGTCATTTAGCTGGCTTCAAGCCTTAGAGCCTCCGAACAACTCCAGATATATCAAGATAGTAGCCCTAAACGCAGGCTCTACTCTGAACAGAAACCTCTACTTGGATGAGGAGCTTATGAGAGCAGCTAGAACACTCATAGGAAAACCAGTATGGTACGGTCCATCACACGACCCAGCCTCAAAGATCCAAGTAGGCGCCGTGGAATGGGCCGAATATGAAGATAGGCGTGTTGAATGCTTAGCTTCAGTCAACGAGGAAACATACAACCTCGTCAAAAACGGCGAAATCCTACACAGCAGCATGGAAGCAAACTACCTCTACAACGAAACCTCAAACAACTTACTCGAGCCTAAGGGGTTAATCTTCACAGGCATCCTACTATTACCAAAAGACGTCCAACCAGGGGACCCAAACACCTCAGTAACGGTGCTCGAAAAGCTGCAAGAAAACTTGCTAACCCAGACCCAAGGCCGTAAAGACCTTGGGGGGTTAAGCAAACCTACTCTAAAAGAGGGGGTGAGAGAGCAAGAAGAGTCATCGCCTCCTAACATATCCGGCAAACCCGGAGTAGCCGGATCAGCAGAGAAGAAGGATGCTGATAGCTGGGGTCAGCAGCTGAGCCAGATAGCAGAGCGCATCGAGAGGTTAGAGCGCATCCTTAGAGATAGCAAGAGTAGTGAGCAGCGGGGTAAGGGTATAGTAGCCTCACCCAGCGAGGCGCAGGACGGACCAACCTCCGGCATCCCGAGTCTCCGCGCCCTCCTAGGAGACTGATGTAGTTGGGTAAGGAGGAGAATCTGGTGAGGTGAAGTTACGGTTGGTGGATAAATGGCCTGGCGGTAGCGGCATCATACATGACTTCGGCGGCTCCGCTATAGCCTCAATATTTAAAGCAGCTTCACGCATATCAAAGAACCTCTTCGTCAAGTTAGCGGCAGACGGGCCTCCACCTCAAGTGCAGCAAGCCACTTCAGTAGATCACGGTGTGATAGGCGTCGCTCTTAGTGATGCTGAAGAAGGGAGCATGGTGCCTGTAGCGATAGCTGGTATTGTGAAGGTTGAGGCGGGAGGCACTATAGCTGCTGGAGAAGCTGTGTGCTCAGATGATAGCGGTAGGGCGGTAGCGTTACCAGATCAAGAAGTGGATGAAAGTGGGACAAACACCTACACCATCTACTATGCCAAGCGTGCTGGTATAGCGCTGCAGTCGGCGGTAGAAGGGGACCAGATACTGATCTTACTGAGGTGAGGTTACTTGGAGAAGGTCTCTTGGTTAAAAGGTAAAGACATCGATTCACCAGCTCTAAAAAGGTTGAATGAAACCCTCGGCGCAGACAAACCGATTATAAGAGGAGGTAGACTATGCACAGAGATGTTAAAGGATCTGCAGGAAAAGATGGGTGCACTAAGATTAAGCGAAACCGTACTCTCAAGCGACGTAGCCGTGACAGCCAGTGTGCTTGCGCAGGTCTGGGATGCTGCTATACCGAATCTAATAGGAAGGCAGCTCTGTGTCGTAGTCACCAAGGATGCGCCTACCATCAAAGTGCCTAAGGCTACAGCTGCAACGGTAGACTGGATTGCAGAGTCTGGTGAGTTACCTATAACTGAAGAACGCTACAGCTTCGTAACAATAACCGCTAGAAAGAGTGGTGGCAGAGCTGTGATAAGCAGAGATATGGTGGAAGACGCTGAGTGGGATGTAATAGATAGGCAGCTGGCTGAGCTGGGTAGAGCCCTAGCCAAATTTGAAAGCGGATACATAATATCAAAACTTGTCGAAGACGCCGGAAACCAAGCTGACGCTCAAACGAATGGGCAGCTTAAATTTAGCGACATAGCCTCAATGTGGAGCAGGATGGCCGCTAACGATAGAGAACCAGATGTATTAGCGGTCAACCCCTCTGAATACGCCGACCTTCTGAAGGACCCAGCAGTACAAAATCTCGTAGCCTTCTCTGCACAAGAGTTTAGACCAGGTAATCCAATAGCCTATCTACCCGGCTTGAAGATCTTGGTTTCTTCGCTGGTGCCTCAAGGGACTGCACTTATGGTTGCTACAAGGTTCGCTGGTGTGCTCTTTGTGCGGAGAGACTACACTATTGAAGAGGTTGATGATGCTATAAATGATCTCGTACACCTACCAGCAACCGCCAGATGGAACTACGCTACAATAGATCCTCTAGCCATTGGGAAGATAACCTCAGCCTAAAAAAGGGGTGTAGGACTACGCCCCCGACCAAGAGCAAGATAGGCCCTTTCAGCGTGGACAGCGATGTCGCAGAGGTGCTGGAGGAGATCTGGCGTAAGAGGGTTAAAGAAGCAAATGAAAAAGGCGAAAAGATCCCTTCCTTCAGCCAGATAGTGAACGAGGCACTGAAACAGTGGGTTCTTTGGAGCAGAGAAAAGA
It encodes:
- a CDS encoding DUF2190 family protein; the protein is MVDKWPGGSGIIHDFGGSAIASIFKAASRISKNLFVKLAADGPPPQVQQATSVDHGVIGVALSDAEEGSMVPVAIAGIVKVEAGGTIAAGEAVCSDDSGRAVALPDQEVDESGTNTYTIYYAKRAGIALQSAVEGDQILILLR
- a CDS encoding phage major capsid protein, translated to MEKVSWLKGKDIDSPALKRLNETLGADKPIIRGGRLCTEMLKDLQEKMGALRLSETVLSSDVAVTASVLAQVWDAAIPNLIGRQLCVVVTKDAPTIKVPKATAATVDWIAESGELPITEERYSFVTITARKSGGRAVISRDMVEDAEWDVIDRQLAELGRALAKFESGYIISKLVEDAGNQADAQTNGQLKFSDIASMWSRMAANDREPDVLAVNPSEYADLLKDPAVQNLVAFSAQEFRPGNPIAYLPGLKILVSSLVPQGTALMVATRFAGVLFVRRDYTIEEVDDAINDLVHLPATARWNYATIDPLAIGKITSA